The DNA segment CCGGCATGGGGTCCGGATGGACGGCCTGCGGCTGGCAGGTGCCTCCGAGAGTCAGGCCGATGGCCAGCGCCAGGTCGCAGATCCCCGCAGCCATCAGGGCTTGCTCCCCGTGTACTGAATGCAGAGATATTTCATGCCGTTCTTGAGCGTAATCAGGGGGGAGACGGACTCGATGACGAACACCGTCCCTTCGACGTGGCTGTTGACCAACTCGTCGTAGCCGTCATTGGTGACGTAGCCGGTGGACAACTCCATTCCGTCCCACTTGTCGCCATAGCGGATATAGGTCCAGATGTCGTCGCGCCAGATGGTCTCCGGCTTCAACTCGTCGTCACCCGACAGGCGGTAATCCTCCCAGCCGTGAAATTTCGAGACATCAAGCGGCTTGTGTCGCAGGAAGTCTTTCTTGGCCGGCTTTTGCGGCGGCAGCGGGGGGGCGCTGTCCTTGGTGCCGGTCCCATCCGCCTCGGCGCCATCGATGGCTTCGGGCTTCTCTTGGCCAGCGATCCTGTAGACCAGGTCGGGCACGTTCACCGAATTGACGGTTTCGGATCGCACGTACAGGGGATAAACCGCTCCCGATCTGGTGTTGACGTTCAGGTTGGTATCCATCCCCCACGAAGTGGGGCGGATGGTCAGCCTGTTCTTCGCCTTCTTCTGAACGACGAAGGCGCCGGAATGATCGCCGGGATCGACGGACGTGATCACGGCATCCTCGGGCAGAATTACCGTCGTGAGCATGAATTCTCGCGTCCGGACCTTGTAGACGCAGTCCTGGCAGAGTTTCTGGACGTAGACGCCGGCCTTGGGTTCCGCCCTGTCCCAGGCGTCCTGGATCTGCCCGCCGGCACCGGGCCTGGACATCTCCGGAAAGGCGCCTTCTCGCTGGAATTCCGCTTGTTGACGCATGTCGTCCGGAATGCGGTTGGAGGCGTTGCTTTGGGGGCCAGCTGCA comes from the Magnetospirillum sp. 15-1 genome and includes:
- a CDS encoding TrbG/VirB9 family P-type conjugative transfer protein, coding for MIGLILAALAAAMLAAPVAAQTPFPGQNQVNVPLTPPSKAQPGASPTGSTAGQAAKPSSGAATRSPIVAGATTPQQPATAAAGPQSNASNRIPDDMRQQAEFQREGAFPEMSRPGAGGQIQDAWDRAEPKAGVYVQKLCQDCVYKVRTREFMLTTVILPEDAVITSVDPGDHSGAFVVQKKAKNRLTIRPTSWGMDTNLNVNTRSGAVYPLYVRSETVNSVNVPDLVYRIAGQEKPEAIDGAEADGTGTKDSAPPLPPQKPAKKDFLRHKPLDVSKFHGWEDYRLSGDDELKPETIWRDDIWTYIRYGDKWDGMELSTGYVTNDGYDELVNSHVEGTVFVIESVSPLITLKNGMKYLCIQYTGSKP